In Lewinellaceae bacterium, a single window of DNA contains:
- a CDS encoding aldo/keto reductase, which yields MPIPTTPFGSTSLRLPRLGLGLAALGRPGYINLGHEEDLEANYDVAAMEQRTHEMLDLAFEQGVRYFDAARSYGKAEDFLLSWLQKHPEKAAEATVGSKWGYTYTAGWRVEAEKHEVKEHSLPVLERQWKLSKRLQPYLKLYQIHSATFSSGVLENTEVLSRLAALKAEGVAIGLSLSGADQKEMLKAAMEVEVDGRRLFDAVQATFNILESSAARQLAAAADSGMGVIIKEALANGRLTGRHADPAFIPKMLALKRLADHHGVGIDAIALAYVLSFPWAQIVLSGAARAEHLLSNLRAGDALLSAGQMEELNRLAMPAEAYWEERSGLAWN from the coding sequence ATGCCCATCCCTACCACCCCTTTCGGCTCCACCTCCCTCCGCCTCCCCCGCCTCGGCCTCGGCCTGGCCGCCCTGGGCCGCCCCGGCTACATCAATCTGGGCCATGAAGAAGACCTGGAAGCGAATTATGACGTGGCGGCCATGGAGCAACGCACCCACGAAATGCTCGACCTGGCCTTTGAGCAGGGCGTCCGCTACTTCGATGCAGCCCGTTCTTACGGGAAAGCGGAGGATTTTTTGTTGTCCTGGCTGCAAAAACATCCAGAGAAAGCGGCGGAAGCCACGGTCGGCTCCAAGTGGGGCTACACCTACACCGCCGGCTGGCGGGTGGAGGCGGAAAAACACGAAGTGAAGGAGCATAGCCTGCCGGTGCTGGAGCGGCAGTGGAAACTGTCGAAGCGCCTACAGCCCTACCTGAAGTTATACCAGATACATTCGGCCACCTTCAGCAGCGGGGTGCTGGAAAATACGGAAGTCCTTTCCCGCTTAGCCGCTCTCAAAGCGGAAGGGGTAGCCATTGGGTTGTCGCTGAGCGGGGCGGATCAGAAGGAAATGTTGAAAGCCGCCATGGAAGTGGAAGTCGACGGCCGGCGTTTGTTCGATGCCGTTCAGGCGACTTTTAATATCCTGGAGTCCTCCGCCGCCCGGCAGTTGGCAGCTGCTGCCGACAGCGGCATGGGCGTCATCATCAAGGAGGCCCTGGCCAACGGGCGACTGACGGGCCGCCATGCCGATCCTGCCTTCATCCCCAAAATGCTGGCGCTGAAACGCCTGGCCGATCATCATGGAGTTGGCATCGACGCCATCGCCCTGGCCTATGTGCTGAGCTTCCCCTGGGCCCAGATCGTGCTCAGCGGGGCCGCCCGGGCGGAGCATCTGCTGTCTAACCTGCGGGCAGGCGACGCCCTTCTTTCAGCGGGCCAAATGGAAGAATTGAACCGCCTGGCTATGCCGGCTGAGGCGTATTGGGAGGAGCGGAGTGGGTTGGCGTGGAATTGA
- a CDS encoding AAA family ATPase, with translation MSTAIDHTVRTKVAELLNGLCRGLYEREESVKLALLSAIAGESIFLLGPPGVGKSLIARRLKYAFKDGTSFEYLMSKFSTPDEIFGPVSIKKLKEEDKYERLTDRYLPGANIVFLDEIWKAGPAIQNALLTILNEKVYRNGGEDMQVNIRGIITASNELPPRNSSLDPIWDRFLIRLEVGNIRQFRNFLNMITDTKDVYEDDIDTGLKLTEEELQDWSARIDEVEVPAEVLNTIQVVKVKMEEYNARPNVADKLIDVHDRRWKKIVRLLRTSAFLNGRAQADLMDCFLMAHCLWSKPSQVEAIREIVTEAIRRHGYTMAVNLQMAKREVSDFEEDVDNEIKVKHTVSEEQLMPVEEEYYELMKEDDKFEGAFVNIKQFRKLQMEEAEVVNFYDKDFNLVNRLKAQKGSRQFALDVFYNSERYTYSLRTRQAERTEVIFKKPHPIVEKHWDERLQRLNAYLDQQLEKIRNNAPNELNHLNDNLFVETGLSEVVKANLGEVAEALQNLKLRLEKVQYGYGSV, from the coding sequence ATGTCCACAGCAATCGACCATACCGTAAGAACAAAAGTAGCCGAGCTGCTCAACGGCCTGTGCCGGGGGCTTTACGAGCGGGAGGAATCCGTCAAGCTGGCCCTGTTGAGCGCCATTGCCGGCGAGAGCATTTTTCTATTGGGCCCTCCGGGAGTCGGCAAGAGCCTCATCGCCCGGCGCCTGAAGTATGCCTTCAAAGACGGCACGTCCTTTGAATACCTGATGAGCAAGTTCAGCACCCCGGACGAAATCTTCGGCCCGGTTTCCATCAAAAAACTGAAGGAGGAAGATAAATACGAACGCCTGACCGACCGCTACCTGCCCGGCGCCAACATCGTCTTCCTGGATGAAATCTGGAAGGCCGGCCCCGCCATACAAAACGCCCTGCTGACCATCCTGAACGAAAAGGTCTACCGCAACGGCGGCGAGGACATGCAGGTCAATATCCGCGGCATCATCACCGCCTCCAACGAGCTGCCGCCCCGGAACTCCAGCCTGGACCCTATCTGGGACCGGTTCCTCATCCGCCTGGAGGTCGGCAATATCCGGCAATTCCGGAATTTCCTCAATATGATCACCGACACCAAAGACGTCTACGAAGACGATATCGACACTGGGCTGAAACTCACTGAAGAAGAACTTCAGGATTGGTCGGCGCGCATCGATGAGGTGGAGGTGCCCGCCGAAGTGCTCAACACCATTCAGGTCGTAAAGGTCAAAATGGAGGAGTACAACGCCCGCCCCAACGTGGCCGATAAGCTGATTGACGTGCACGACCGCCGCTGGAAAAAGATCGTTCGGCTGCTGCGCACCTCCGCCTTCCTGAACGGCCGGGCCCAGGCAGACCTCATGGATTGCTTCCTCATGGCGCACTGCCTGTGGAGCAAGCCTTCTCAGGTGGAGGCCATCCGGGAGATCGTGACCGAAGCCATCCGGCGGCACGGCTATACCATGGCGGTCAACCTGCAAATGGCCAAGCGGGAAGTGAGCGACTTTGAAGAGGATGTGGACAATGAGATCAAGGTGAAACACACCGTAAGCGAAGAGCAATTGATGCCCGTTGAAGAAGAATACTACGAGCTGATGAAGGAGGATGACAAATTTGAAGGCGCCTTCGTCAACATCAAGCAGTTCCGGAAACTGCAGATGGAAGAGGCGGAGGTCGTCAATTTCTACGATAAAGATTTCAACCTGGTGAACCGCCTGAAAGCCCAAAAGGGAAGCCGGCAGTTTGCCCTCGACGTGTTCTACAATTCCGAACGCTACACCTACTCCCTGCGCACCCGCCAGGCGGAGCGCACCGAGGTCATCTTCAAAAAGCCGCACCCCATCGTAGAAAAGCACTGGGACGAGCGCCTCCAGCGCCTCAACGCTTACCTGGACCAGCAACTGGAAAAAATACGCAACAACGCCCCCAACGAACTCAACCACCTGAACGACAACCTCTTCGTAGAAACCGGACTCAGCGAGGTGGTCAAAGCTAACCTGGGGGAGGTGGCCGAAGCGCTTCAGAACCTGAAGTTGAGATTGGAGAAGGTACAGTATGGGTATGGGAGTGTGTAA
- a CDS encoding Bor family protein has protein sequence MIRKTIKMLAVVFAVSILFTSCYSYTSVVGKGAQGTQEVTQWNHYVLFGLAPVGVSDSKAMAGGASDYTVHTRHSFINGLVSGITFGIYTPTTTTVTK, from the coding sequence ATGATTAGAAAAACCATCAAGATGCTGGCGGTTGTTTTCGCCGTATCCATCCTTTTCACTTCCTGCTATTCTTACACAAGCGTTGTGGGCAAAGGCGCCCAGGGGACCCAAGAGGTTACTCAATGGAACCATTACGTCCTGTTCGGCCTGGCGCCGGTCGGCGTTTCGGACTCCAAAGCAATGGCCGGCGGAGCAAGCGACTATACCGTCCACACCCGGCATTCTTTCATCAACGGCCTGGTTTCGGGCATCACCTTTGGCATTTATACGCCAACCACGACGACGGTGACGAAGTAA
- a CDS encoding glycoside hydrolase family 13 protein — protein MKSQQIQAIFAALLLTGCFTLQAQSSIQRVEPPNWWAGMKNPSLQLLVYGENISELYPSINYEGVSVERVIRVPNPNYLFINLEIGEKARPGNVEMQFKEDGKVVLAHSYPLLAREKRGEEIRGYDNSDVMYLVTPDRFVNGNPDNDYVEGMREKPDRANPGGRHGGDIQGMMDKLDYIADMGFTALWLNPVLENDMDSFSYHGYSITDFYRVDPRYGSNAEYRKLADMAREKGIIMIMDMITNHCGSNHWWMNDLPTADWINYGGEFVPTNHKKAVIQDPYVAKADYKGFVDGWFVKTMPDLNQRNELMSTYLIQNSIWWVEYLELGGIRMDTYPYNDADFMTDWTCAIMEEYPNFNIVGEEWVGTPTIVSFWQRGKKNPNGYTSCLPGLMDFPLQEAMRKSLNERNSNQAFNQLYEMLAQDFLYPDPNNLVVFPDNHDMSRWYTQVNEDFGFFKLGVAYVLTTRGIPQIYYGTEALMANPGTDSHGIIRSDFPGGWAGDKVNAFTGQGLNEKQRQAMAFMKKLVRWRKDAEVVHTGHLMHYVPKDGVYVFFRYNDKEKVMVILNANEAPTALELERFSQMLNGVKTGKDVLTGKVFEMKDGITLPGKEPLVLELDSK, from the coding sequence ATGAAAAGCCAACAAATCCAGGCGATTTTCGCTGCCCTCCTCCTGACCGGTTGCTTCACCCTTCAGGCGCAATCTTCCATCCAACGCGTCGAGCCGCCCAACTGGTGGGCAGGCATGAAGAACCCCAGCCTGCAACTGCTGGTATACGGCGAAAACATCTCCGAATTGTATCCGTCTATCAATTACGAAGGGGTAAGCGTAGAGCGCGTCATCCGGGTGCCCAACCCAAACTACCTGTTTATCAACCTGGAAATAGGGGAGAAGGCCCGGCCCGGCAACGTAGAGATGCAATTTAAAGAAGACGGAAAAGTGGTGTTGGCCCACTCCTACCCCCTGCTCGCCCGGGAGAAGCGCGGAGAGGAAATACGGGGATATGATAACTCCGACGTGATGTACCTCGTCACGCCCGACCGCTTCGTCAACGGCAATCCGGATAATGATTATGTGGAAGGCATGCGGGAAAAGCCGGACCGGGCTAATCCGGGCGGCCGCCATGGGGGGGACATTCAGGGCATGATGGACAAACTGGATTACATCGCCGATATGGGCTTTACGGCGCTCTGGCTGAACCCCGTGCTGGAAAATGACATGGATTCCTTTTCCTACCACGGGTATTCCATTACGGACTTCTACCGGGTAGACCCCCGCTACGGCTCCAACGCAGAATACCGCAAGCTGGCCGATATGGCCCGCGAGAAAGGCATCATTATGATCATGGATATGATCACCAACCATTGTGGCTCCAACCACTGGTGGATGAACGATTTGCCTACTGCCGACTGGATCAACTACGGCGGCGAGTTTGTGCCCACCAACCATAAAAAGGCGGTTATTCAAGATCCCTACGTTGCAAAGGCGGACTATAAAGGCTTTGTCGACGGCTGGTTCGTAAAGACCATGCCCGACCTGAACCAACGCAACGAACTCATGTCCACCTACCTCATCCAGAACAGCATCTGGTGGGTGGAATACCTGGAGTTGGGAGGCATACGGATGGACACTTATCCCTACAACGATGCAGATTTCATGACGGACTGGACCTGCGCCATCATGGAAGAATATCCAAACTTCAATATTGTAGGAGAGGAATGGGTGGGTACGCCTACCATCGTGTCTTTCTGGCAGAGGGGCAAGAAAAACCCCAACGGCTATACCTCCTGCCTGCCCGGCCTGATGGACTTCCCCCTGCAGGAGGCCATGCGCAAAAGCCTGAACGAGCGCAATAGCAACCAGGCTTTCAACCAGCTCTACGAAATGCTGGCCCAGGATTTCCTCTACCCCGACCCCAACAACCTGGTCGTCTTCCCTGACAACCACGACATGAGCCGCTGGTATACCCAGGTGAATGAAGACTTCGGCTTCTTCAAACTGGGCGTAGCTTACGTGCTTACCACCCGTGGCATTCCCCAAATTTACTATGGCACCGAGGCGCTCATGGCCAACCCCGGCACCGACAGCCACGGCATCATCCGAAGCGACTTCCCGGGGGGCTGGGCCGGCGACAAGGTGAATGCCTTCACCGGGCAGGGTTTGAACGAAAAGCAGCGGCAGGCCATGGCTTTTATGAAAAAATTGGTCAGATGGCGCAAAGATGCGGAGGTGGTTCACACCGGCCATCTGATGCACTATGTGCCGAAGGATGGCGTCTACGTTTTCTTCCGCTACAACGATAAAGAGAAGGTGATGGTAATACTGAACGCCAACGAGGCTCCCACCGCCCTGGAACTCGAGCGCTTCTCGCAGATGCTAAATGGAGTAAAAACTGGAAAGGACGTGCTGACCGGAAAGGTATTTGAAATGAAGGACGGGATTACGCTGCCGGGTAAGGAGCCGCTTGTGCTTGAGCTTGATTCGAAGTAG
- a CDS encoding HNH endonuclease, with protein MSRMFVNPPGQILHACHIAPFSETGNNGVRNGIVLCANLHAAFDSGFAGIGQVYEVLVNDNLFEERPSAYSIEKLRGGKIWLPEKEQYWPSQELLAKHRKVFFR; from the coding sequence ATGTCGCGCATGTTTGTGAATCCTCCTGGACAAATTCTCCATGCTTGCCACATTGCGCCGTTTTCTGAAACAGGGAATAACGGCGTGCGGAATGGAATTGTATTGTGCGCCAATCTTCATGCTGCCTTTGACAGCGGCTTCGCGGGGATTGGGCAGGTCTATGAAGTATTGGTTAACGATAATTTATTTGAAGAGCGCCCAAGCGCCTACAGCATTGAAAAACTTCGAGGCGGAAAGATTTGGCTGCCGGAAAAGGAGCAGTACTGGCCGTCCCAGGAGTTGCTGGCTAAGCATCGGAAAGTTTTTTTCCGCTAG
- a CDS encoding FKBP-type peptidyl-prolyl cis-trans isomerase, translating into MIVEEQNIITLSYELRNGGPQGELLERMDANYPFKFYFGSGRLLPAFEKQLEGLEEGQPFQFTLPPEQGYGPADPANILDLPRHAFQHLGDNILTEGNFVTLTDDEGDAHNGRILSWTEETVKVDFNHAMAGKTLHFSGVVLNIRNATVDELIRKNYIEADGVRGWED; encoded by the coding sequence ATGATCGTCGAAGAACAAAACATCATAACTTTATCCTACGAATTGCGCAATGGCGGGCCCCAGGGAGAATTGCTGGAACGCATGGACGCCAACTACCCCTTTAAATTTTACTTCGGCAGCGGCCGCCTGCTGCCGGCTTTCGAGAAGCAGCTCGAAGGGCTGGAAGAAGGGCAGCCTTTTCAGTTTACCCTGCCGCCGGAGCAAGGCTACGGCCCGGCCGATCCCGCCAATATTCTCGACCTGCCGCGCCATGCCTTTCAACACTTGGGGGATAATATCCTCACGGAAGGAAATTTTGTCACCCTAACCGACGATGAGGGAGATGCCCACAACGGCCGCATCCTCTCCTGGACGGAAGAAACGGTCAAAGTGGATTTCAACCACGCTATGGCGGGCAAAACCCTACATTTTTCGGGGGTAGTCCTCAACATACGCAACGCCACTGTCGATGAGCTGATCCGCAAGAATTACATCGAAGCGGATGGCGTCAGGGGGTGGGAAGATTGA